The sequence GTCCGAGGCGAGTCTATTCCAATAAGAGTCTTTCTAGCAGGCTATGATTTGACACCTACAATGCGTgacatcaataaaaaattcagtGTTAGATATTACCTTAATTTAGTTCTCATGGATGAGGAAGATCGTAGATATTTCAAACAACAAGTAAGTTGAATAATAAGCCTCTGATTTACTAACTTTTTATTGAGGTACTTTTtacaattacatttttttaggAAATAACGTTGtggagaaagggagaaaaaagTAGGAAATCTCAAACCGCTTCACCACATATGCCATCGCATTTAGTATCAGCAGAGACAGGATTCCCACAAGGAGCTGCTCAGAATGGTCCACCATCCGTAACTCCATCAGTCCAATCAGGACAATTGCCATCCACTAACATTACCAATGTAGAGGATGCACAGGCACCAATAGAAAGCATGACACGCGAAGAAGGAGATGGTGAAGGTGCAAAAGAAGTTAATTCTGAAAGTAACTGAATTTTTGCATGCGAAACAGTTACTGAAGTCAATGGAAGTTTTACTAATTCAGAGAATGGGTAATAACTTCGCACAGAACTAGTAGTTTTAAACGAAACTCCTCTTCTACTGTAAAGAGAGATTGAATTTTAGCAACTACAAAAAATCGAAACATCTGCAAGTAAAGTTGTAAATATTTTGGATACCTATAAATAATGCGGATGATTAAATTGAATAAGTAGCCAATTATCgatcaaaatttcaaattatcaaGAGCTATAGATAACATACAGTGGTGTCTAATGGGACAGacttgaaataattaaacagaaaaaaataatataaaacagaataaTACAACCATATAAAATGGATATTTATAAATGGACAGTTTAATAACTGAATATTTATCTGCGGTATATTCTTGAACAGCATCTGAATGTTACAGTGttcagaatattttatacaaccGTATTATGTGTTATATTCTCAAAGATCTTTATCAAAATCTTTTGTGTTATATTATCAAACCTCTCAAATGGTCAATTTCTGTCAGATGAGAGTTTTCTAAATCTGAAATGGATATACATATACTCACAATGGCTGCCCTATTTTAATCCATTCAACTAGTCTGCAACTAATATGGTAAAGGCACTGGGAGAAACGCTTTTATATATGATACACTATTATCGACATAATTTTTGAGAGAATGTGATTTTTTCAGCAgaagatttttattaatatttgcaataaatatcattaataaaatatgttaagATACAGGCAcggtatataacgtaatatcgataGTTCTGTCCCAATTATAGCATAATTGTATATACAAATCATTGAATTGTATAtgctaattaattttttaatagaatttttatgcaGTTTCAAGAATCTTAATATAAATCATTGTAAGAAATACATGCCTTAGTATGCTTGTTCAATTTTTAGTATGCCTTTATTAATATAAGAGTGGACTACGATAGATTAAAAAATGGGATGGCCCCacatgtatttatatatatataaaaacatattACAATATGTGTGTGGATATATACATGCATATATATGATTTTTAATGATAGTAGTCTTAGTATAAACTGagttatatatacacacacaaaaGTATCCACCTCTATTGTAATAATACTGAAACGTGTTCTATCAAGGCAGTATCATGATTGCTACCACGATGGAGGTAATATACCGGTATGAGAAAAATACCAATCGTTTTGTACAATTCTATGTTAACATCGGTTGACTAAAGAATcttgttaaaaaagaaaaactgcATAATAGTCAACCGCGTGTATTTCGAGAATTTTGTTTCATGtaaattaaaagtttcatatttcacGCCTTTGTTATTTGTTGACAAGAAAGATATATGTgtaaaagagagaaaacaGAACTATTTGTGAATTATTTGACATGtcaaatattgtatatacatatacatattgtCATACGATATAAACTAGCTGCATATTTTAATGCCcacataaatatattatacatcgCATACAGTGTGCCATTGTGTGCACGTGTATCGGAAAACATTACTTCGTCTATGCATAAGTACTACACCCTTCCTATCGTTTTATATAAATCAGATATCATTAGATTTTTATTCTCGCTATCTATAACTTGTTTTTTATCTGAACGAAATAGGCATATCAAGTACAGATTTCACCATGACAAGTAAACTATGGATTTAAGtgcaattaattttatgacgAATTTATGAAGGATGAAATCAACAAATGCTAATgcaatagaattttataacgACAATTAAAACGTCGATTAAAATGTCCCTAGTTTTTCAAATCATTTCCCGTCTTTTTTTGGAATTATCTCGGTTATAAgcaaaatatttagaattgACATTACGATTAAGTGCCTTCGTAAAGCACGATTagtatttcgaaaattaagggtaaatattttatacataagAAGTTCtactatttaattaattaatagagCTCATTACTTTTTCTCTTCAAAAGCGTCTGTATTTTATGAAGTTACTATCTTTAACTATTGTTtgtaactttaataatttaattattagaaTCTTTAGTCCAAAATATTATTGTGTATATTAACAGactattgtaaaattataagtGCAACAAAAATagttttatattcaaaatttttttctatttattttcataaacctaagtaaatttaaaaagtaataaacctaaatatatacaaataatatagtaattaaaaatcaattacCAATGATGTTAAaacgattataattaaaaaaacatattttaaacttatacataaaacataaattttacaatatttaaaattctcttGTAGTACAgtaacatttaatattttaatgtaccactgaattttattattttattttcattaacgAAGGACTCGTGTATTTCTCTGTAGTACATATTAGACGTGGGCATATGGAAATCAagcttaaataaatatacgtacTGACAGCAAACCAATACGTAATAGTCTATAAGGAAATTATTCATAGATCATATTTTACAAATCAGACTTTGTGGCACTTCCGTAAAAAAATTAGAACTTACATCAAGTTCTCTTACGTCAGTATATGTTTAAGAAAAAGTGTGTTCCACACataattatagaagaaagaatGTATGATTTCAATTAATTCAGTGTAAAGTCCAAAGATTCCGAACAGTATGCGCGTGTCTCTGCGCGCAGATCTGATGTCCGGATCCGGATAAACAATTATCGTGTCTGGTTATCGTATTAGTAGTTCACTGCCGGTTAAAGTGTTAGTGTCATAGTCATCAGCAGGTTAACCAAAGATGGAAGTACGAACAGAATTAATTACGGAACTTcgtgaaaaattttttaaaaagttgGCTGACGAGGGACCACCAGATCCTagtgtgtatatttattttcatatcgtAAAAAGGTGTACTTTTTCTTTCCAATGGTATTTTGAAAAAACCTGACTAACTCACAGGGTAAAATTTAAGCTTAGTGTCATATACCAAAGCAATGTTTTCAATATGTATTCGATGAAAGAATAAGAatcatttttatgaataatttatgaaGCCTTTGTTCCACTTATTATTGTGtatttaattgataaaatgtataatacataaaaatatttatgattcAATTAATCATTTAATTGAATCCAATTTCAGAATTTCACCCTGTTGATATTGCTAATGTAAACAATAATAACTGGTTAAAAAGATTTTTAGAGCACAATGAAAACAATATGCAAGACTCACTTAATATGTTATGGGAGACTTGCAGCTGGAGGAGTAAATTTGGCACAAATGGTATGGATAATATACATTCATATGTGCAGTTTTTTTAGTTGctatgtataaattatataagtTTTAATGAAACTATTACAATATTATCCAATTACAGAGATTACAGAAGAGAATGTgatgaaagaatatttaaataatggaTTGTGCTTTATTCATGGTAAAGACAAAGATGGTAAAACAATGTTTGTTATTAAATGTAAGTTACATACTAAAGGCAGTAAAGACTTTAGTCAATTGCAAAAGCTTGTTGTGTATTGGTTTGAAAGATTAGAAAGGTAAGATTAAATAAtctgtaataaattatttagatCAATTTGTTTTCAGAATTAATGTTATCTTTTCTATGGTATTTCAGACAAACTAATGGCAATCAAATTTCACTTTTCTTTGATATGTCAGATACTGGTATTTTAAATATGGATATGGAATTTATCAAGTACCTGATCaacctttgtaaaaattattaccccaattttttgaattatatcattatttttgAAATGCCATGGATATTAAACACTgcatttaaaatgataaagtCATGGTTGCCACCTAAGGcaattccaaaaattaaatttgtgcATAAAAGCAACATACATGAGTTGGTAGAACCTAGTGACATACTAACATGTTGGGGAGGTAGTAACGAATATACCTTCAAATTTGTACCGGAAGCACAAAATAATATAGATGCTAcaataaatggaaaatttgataataagaaggtatataattaattagtgGAAAAATAAATGTCAAATAATTCACAACTTCCTTtgagaattaattttttatctttatgtAACTATAGGTACATTTTGCAGAAGGTTCTCCATTAACAGAACAATCTACAAGTAGTTTTGGAGATCAATCAAATGAAGAACAATGTAAgtaaaattatacttttatagGCATTATTAAATCATAGATGTAGAGATGATTCTTTAGAATTCTTTCTGATTTTTGTgtgaaatggaaattttattgtcagaaagaattcatttttacatctattgtaaatattgaaaatgtttGCAAAGATAAAAGCTCTACTTTGATTCTTATACTGACAAATAATACTTATTCTTCTGCAGTATTATCAATTGAACCAGatgcatttatatttaataaagtaGGAAATGAAATTAGTGgaacaattacaattaaaaatgTGACTGTAGATAAACCTTTATCTTATAAGGTAAGATGAGTTTTTCTTCTATGATAAAATTTACGATATGATGTATATGGAACATagcataaatattttctattatatatgtaGGTAAAAACAACGTCGCCGGGAAAGTTTAAAGTACGGCTAAGTTCGGGAGTTTTATTACCTCAAGAACAACGCACGATTTCAGTCGTTGTACAACAAGAACATAATATGCGCAGTCTCTTTCATGTCGATAAATTCTTAGTTATGTGCCTTCCATTAAAAGATCCGAACGCATCGGCCCAAGAACTAGCAGTTTTATGGAAGGTAACACATCGATATATGTTAATTATATAGACGTTTAATGtgtaattgttaatttatgttttatacAGTCTGAGAAACCAGCAGAGGAACATAAATTAAGATGTTGCGATGGTGGAATTACAAGTAATGAAACATCAAAATTACATTCTACCTCAGGCTTGTCAGAAACTGGTCAAATAGATATACTTTCCCGGAAAGTAAGGCAAAATAATGTGATTAAAAGTATGATATTAATGAACAGTATACTAATGTATACATTGGTTACTTACAGATAGCACATTTGAAAGACAGTCATACAAAGTTGTACAATGATGTCGTTTTCTTGAagcatttattattcttttctaTGATAGTTACAATCATAATGGCCATAgtagttatttatattttaaaagttgatattaaaaattttatggaTCAACAAGTCTGTGACATGCATGGAATATAGGTTATTcagatagaaatttatttgatttctACATACACATAACACGaattttaattgttatatatttatgtttatgcTATAActctaatatttttaaatcgatCTTTCCTATTCATAGCTTATGTTTGTTTTTCGTTGTTTTTGCTAAAAAAGAATTATGTAAGATACGTATAAAACATGTTTTTATGTTATCAATATTAACATAAAAGAAATCAgttgatattatattttggGACGTTTGTGTAtactatttaatatatttaggaagtaaatatattattgttataagaaaaaaatataacaattggaattatttttataacgttttacacgTATTTCTACATACtatttgtacaatttatcttccttgtaatttataatctaataatacaaattatttcaaaCTAATCCTTTTATTTACATAGCTCATCTAATATCTTTAACTGGTTAATGAAACAATTATGGGAAGTTCGTTTTGTTTCATATACGTGATAAAACTGTTAATATcaaattcatataatataccatatgtaaatatttcattcacgataattttataaaatgtattaataaactatatatttaaaaaaagcaGTTTCTTAATTATATACTTTTACTAAAAATCATtgtattcttttatttcaatatcatatttgttattttactcACTAATTTATATGTATCATATAGTGTACTATCGTGTAATATCTGTTTACTTCAATGCAAACTCGTGAGATTAGAACTGTTACAATAAAAAACTGATTGAAAGTCAAGACATTTTTTGTACCTTATGCTTgacaaaaaaaattttaatattgtacCTAACAAATGTTCGAATAATTgcacatacatatgtatataattttttaatacttaaCATGTGATTGTATCgtcattgtatatattttctcATCAACGTACACCAGTTATTAATCATTTAGGAAAAAGTGATATTTCGCATAAGTAAATGGGTGTTGTTCTCCCCACTAAGATTTTAATCCTTGTTCCCACCTTAACTATGGCTTTCCCGCTCTTTTCGCATGGCGGTggactttttttatttcgtcgaaTGCACCTCACCAGCAAGTTTATCACATGAAATTACATCTCAGCATTATCAACGCTACATTTACTAGTAACAAAGTATTATTAAAGTAGTTTCACCGCCGTATACTTATAAACATGCTTCAGTGAGTGAAAACCGAATAcataaaaagggaaaaagttAATTGGTAATATATAGGTAAAATTACTACCCGGAAGTACCTAAAAACGACAGTCGTCCGGTGTAAACATGACGAGTGATGCATGCCAGTGCGCAGCTATCAACGCGCAGCATTTGAACATTCGTAGTTCGATCGGCCATATTATCCTCCGGGTCTTACACAACGCCCTCACACGAACTTTCTCGACTTTACGAGGTAAGCGAATAtttagaggtttcgagtcgCAGGCGAACTTAGCACAAAGTGAAAACACGATTCCGTGTGAAGAAAGACGATTTTTGAAGGTATTTGAAGAGATCTGTGCTTGCCGGCCGCGAGCTGAACGCAAAAGATTGGTAAGTTATATCCAACACGTAGCAGAACGAACAGTATTCCCTTCCGTTGCGTCCTCCATATTGATGACAGCGCCGACGGTGataattttctgaaatttttgtCGTTAATGCCCCCTGTGTCCTGAAATCGAAAGCACCCGCGTTGTCTTAAAAGCTTTCCGACAGAATGCGCAACTTCGGAGCCTCCGATGTTTGACAAAAGTCCTCGGTTACGGAACCCTGGAGGTCCGCTACCCATTTCCACACGCTCCTTCACCCATCACGGCGCAATCACATTTTGCCCATGGCGTCATCATCGTTCGCATTACCCGCTTCGCGTGTTACATGGCGTTCCGCGGCAGCGTGCGTCGCTTCTGTCAATCCCGTTTGACTTTCCAATGATATAACACCGATACTCGATTACGAGGATTCCAACACATGGTCAATCCTATTAATTATTCGCTCTTGTCACCTCTGGTTCATCCGTATCTTCCGTACCTTCAATTTCTTTACAaggatatatttatttttccttaaTTTCGCACCACTCATGATGCCTCGTGCATTCCCACTGATATATCAGTGATGATCGATGCAATTTCGAAATGCATGCACGTGTTTTCGAATGCTCTCGAAAGTAAAACCGATTACACTTGCGCATTCTTATGAAACGATTGTCATATTCTATGTATATGATGTTTCGACTCTACGTCGTTTCTGTAATAATTCGATAACTATGTAAATGATTCCATATATTCATGGATATTTACTCAAGTAGATCTTCGAATCTTTTTAATGCCAAAACTGCATATTGCAATGAGTGACTAGATATGTAGCTAAATATCTTCTTTACAATTAGAtatagtatgtatatatgtgtatatatatagcacTATGTTGTCTATAAGTGATGATTATGTAGTTagcataaaatataaaattttgtttgcaATAGAATAACTccattaaatttataaaaagatatacaaaTGCGTAACTAATTACAATATGTTTTTATGACacaaaaagtaaaatatatggtaaactatttgaaaattatacttttatttacaaagcattcaataaaaaatacatcTTTTGTTCTTTCAGATTAATGACAGAAAGTAGGCTTCTATGAGTTAATGATTTGACCATGACAACTAACGTAGCAACAATTAAGTTAGAAGAGGAGCAGGAATCTGTAACAGAGATACAGACATACTTAGAAACATTTAATAGAGAAATAGAAGGAGGTCAAGGGGAGCAATTGCAACATGTACAGTGTTAGTATTTTCAaatgaattttctatatttaccTTAGAAGGAACAAGCTTCTATTAAAACTTTAGCTTATAGTGCAACAAGTGGAAGGACTGTCTGGTGGAGAAGAAGGTGGAACTTACTTTGTTGACCAATCTGGTCAATATTACTACCAAGCAAATAATGATGAAACACCTGTCATGACACAGGTTCAAATTCAAGAAGTAGAAGAAGCAGATGTAAATAATGATGGAGAAGCACCTCAAGAAGAACAATACCATGAAATTGaagaattagaaaatgttGATGGTGATGAAGATGTAAGGGAAATTATCTTTGTTCATGGAATGTCATACTGGTATACCATTGCTATGAAAGTATATTGTTTTTCATAGGGCCAGGTAACGAGTAATGGAAATAATGAGGTTGTAATAAACTCTGGAGATGCGTATCAAACAGTAACTATTGTACCATCTGATACCAATCCTGGTGAAGTCAGTTATGTACTAATAGTTCAGCAACCTGATGCTGAGGATAAGGAAAGCAAACCAATAGCACGAGAAGGAACAGAAGgtgaagaaggagaaggagaacAAGATCTTACAGTTTATGATTTTGAAGATAATGAAGATAATGAAGTACCTGTGGAATCAGAAGTAGAAGATGACAAAACTAAGATTGTGAAAATTTTACCTAAAAAGTCCCAAACTGTCACTCAAGCTCATATGTGTAATTACTGTAACTACACAAGTCCAAAACGGtaattttttagtttgttttaaATTATACCATAATCAAAATTTGACTAACTTgtaaacaatttcttaatCTGCATATGATGTAGATATCTGCTATCACGACATATGAAATCACATTCTGAGGAAAGGCCACATAAATGTAGCGTTTGTGAAAGAGGATTTAAAACTCTGGCCTCGCTTCAAAATCATGTTAATACACATACTGGGACCAAGCCACATCACTGTAAATTTTGTGATAGTGCATTCACAACCTCTGGTgagtacaaaatatttataaactctttatatcttttttcatttGATAAGCATTTGactttaaattattaaaagaaacaaGTAGCATTGAAGTGCAGAAACATAGTAATCATCattagtattaatttatagGTGAACTTGTTAGACATGTTCGATATAGACACACACATGAAAAACCACATAAATGTCATGAATGTGACTATGCATCTGTTGAATTGTCTAAACTCAAACGTCATATTCGGTGTCATACAGGCGAACGTCCATATCAGGTATATCATATGTTCATATAAAAAGCTTAAAAAGCATTATTCACAACCATAAAATTAtcattacatttatattacaGTGTCCGCATTGTACATATGCAAGTCCTGATACTTTCAAACTAAAACGCCATTTGCGCATACATACAGGAGAAAAACCATACGAGTGTGATTTTTGTCAGGCAAGGTTTACTCAATCTAACAGCTTAAAAGCTCACAAACTGATACATAACGGTATGTTGatactttatatgttaaaggttgttatatttgttatgtaattttctttcatttatgGTTATAATAATATGTGTTATAGTTGGTGACAAGCCAGTGTTTCAGTGTGAATTATGTCCAACGACGTGTGGAAGAAAAACAGATCTCAGAATTCATGTACAAAAATTACACACCTCTGACAAACCTTTGAAATGTAAACGCTGTGGAAAATCATTCCCAGACAGGTATGTGGCAAAGACTGGGCTGTATAATAGCTACAAAAgtgaaaatattatatgttgCAAACACAaaacatataatgtattttacCATTGTAGATATAGCTACAAATTGCATAGTAAAACTCACGAAGGAGAAAAGTGTTATAAATGTGATTTGTGTCCATATGCTTCTATATCCGAGCGTCATCTCGAGAGCCACATGTTAATTCATACTGATCAAAAACCATATCAATGTGATCATTGCTTTCAATCATTCAGACAAAAACAACTTCTCAAACGgcattataatttatatcataatCCTACTTATGTCCCCCCTCCGCCACAAGAAAAGACACATCAATGCCCTGAATGTGAACGACCGTTTAGGTATGTAATATTTGTGATACACTTGTGAAGTGAAGATATGGAGGAGAATACAGTTGAATGCCTACGTATTTTGTTTTTCAGGCATAAAGGGAATCTTATTCGACATATGGCTGTTCATGATCCGGAATCATCTCTTCAAGAAAAGCAACAAGCATTGAAGATGGGTAGACAGAAAAAGATTCAAATTATAGATGGACAGAGAGTCGAGGTCATGACAGGTAAAGTTTCATCAAACTTGCAAGGCAGAACAAGGAAACTTggttcatttatatgtgtataaTTAGGAACAAGTCGcaaatttgatatttctaaaacaatatttaaattttgtgaATGAAGCAAATTGTACTACACATATATAATGAATGAATAGtcataaaatattgtaatcaCAGGGACACTTACTCAATGATCTGTATTCAGGTCATTGACTAACATCCATGTGTTGTGTTATAATAACAGGTGATTTAGCTACTAAACTTAAAGGTTacgaagatgaagaagaagatgaagagGATATGATGGCGGTCGAAGGAAGTGATGGTCAACAATATGTTGTATTGGAAGTTATACAGCTAGCTGACAATCAAGGAACTGATCAAGTGTGTATTATAACAAACgctaagaaaaatattagttCATTATGTTTATGTATGAATATAATTCTGATTGTTCCACCTTTGTTTAGCAAATGGCCGTAGTAGCCAGTGAAGACGGAGATTTGATGATGCAAGATCCTTTGAGCCAAGAAAGTGGGATCGTAACTGGTACAGGCGAAGAAGGAGATGAAgcagaagaagaggaagaagaagaagaagaagaagaaatagaaatgaatgaattaaaaatagaagCAGGAACTGCTATGAAATCTTCATCTCAGAACACACAAAGTGATCCAAAATTACAGAAGGAAATGGAAACTTGTTTCGGTTTTGACGAGGTAAGCGAATTTAATCTTTTACCGCTTTCACAAATTGCCATTTATAGATATGATTTATTATGATgtgaatttttgaatattaggaagaggaagaagaagatggAGCCAAcggtaatataaatatattgcaGACTATTTCGtaatatgaaaaatgaatGCGACAAAATCTATCTATGTAATAGTCAAATGTTTTATCTGTTTCGCAGTAACACCGTACATACTGCGAGTActgtttaatattatttaaagacTCTGTGAATAGCTCCAATGGAGCCAATTTTCGGGGCCAGCGTGGTCCATACGCATGGTACAAGAACATTTTTTGCCACTAATGCATTAGatgtatgtaataatttatgaaaaaacagtAGTTCTATAATTTAGTGAAATATAAAGCGAATGtacaattataataatgtaattaatattagttTACTTTGTTATCAGTAAAATTTGCTTTAAAAAATCGTAACTCAACAAGACCGTCACTAATGCATTCGGATATATTATTAACATAGGTTGacctaatatttttaaaccaGTCATTTAGTAAATGTTAACATAAGAACATAGAATGTAGTAATACATTTCCATTGATTGATTATTGTTGGTATGTGGTTAATGGAACTAAAATTACGGAACAATGCGAGGCTgcaatgtatatatatgcttaccattacatttcattttatgGATAAACATCATATTCTATAAATAACTAGAGGAAAGACAAGCGGTAAATTTAATAGTGATGATCGAGTTTTAAGTTATTTAATATGAATGATATCTGCATATATGTAGGAATGTACATAATAAGAAATTCGTATTGCAGCATAAAAAgttagaaatttttcattgatCTAGCAGATGTTACATTTGTGATTGTATAGAagtatttcataatattaataaacgaTCATTCTATAAATAAGTacctatatataatattaatgacCATGACTATCAGGTCAAATTTTTTGTGGATACAGGATAAGGTATGAATGGCGGAAAGTATCTTGATATTAAGAGAACTGTAATGATTATtagtataattataataattttttattcatcttttttaattacgtttcCTTTAGAACATTACATGTTTAGGCTGCACCTTCTTTTCCATATTGATTGCAACTATAACAAAATGCAAATAGACTGGTaagaaaatattacatatGATTGTAAACAGTGATGAAGCTTTTAATTCATTGAATCCTTTTGCATTCTATCGATTTGTGACAGTTTAACTTCTTGTATAATTTTGTGATTGCGCAGCATTCAGAAACATCCATTTCCTATCTATATGGATTACATGTAGACTTCTCTTATGTAGCCAATTTCTTGTAAATGTAATCTTACACGCAATTTTTCATAAACTGTCGCACGTaagttattctatataaatcGTTAATGTAATTGATGCTGTAAAaacaatgtaaaaattttgtacgCTCTTGTACACTTTTTATACAATTGTAATTGAGCAATTGATAATTGTGTGCTATTTAAGCCGAAGCACTTTCATACAATATCCCAAAGAAAAAATGGTGTAGCATCTTCtttataataaacattatGTTGTCGACGATACTTGCGCATATTATTTCTGTTGATAAATTATCATTTCGTTATTTGTTAGGAATTAAATTGTTCAATGCACACATTATTCCGAGCAACGCATAGAACTACAGGATCCAATTGTTATATTTTGGATCGTTTATGTATGACATTTAATATATTCAGAAAGTAAATGCATTATTATTGTAAGAAAAATATGGCTAATTGGAATTACTTTTATAATGTTTCATACATATACCTACATATTATTTATACGATTTATCATccttgtaatttataatttagaCACATTATTTCAAAtcagttattttatttacataactCATCTAATATGTTAAACTGATTAATGATAGAATTGTAGTCTTTTTTATGTTAAATACACGTGATAAAATTCGTATAGTATCACattcatataatattatgtataaatatttcattcacgataattttatgaaataaataacaagctatatactaaGAAGCTAACAAGCTACATACTTCATGAAAACAGTCTATTACt is a genomic window of Bombus huntii isolate Logan2020A chromosome 1, iyBomHunt1.1, whole genome shotgun sequence containing:
- the LOC126868436 gene encoding transcriptional repressor CTCF-like isoform X3; the encoded protein is MYSLIVQQVEGLSGGEEGGTYFVDQSGQYYYQANNDETPVMTQVQIQEVEEADVNNDGEAPQEEQYHEIEELENVDGDEDGQVTSNGNNEVVINSGDAYQTVTIVPSDTNPGEVSYVLIVQQPDAEDKESKPIAREGTEGEEGEGEQDLTVYDFEDNEDNEVPVESEVEDDKTKIVKILPKKSQTVTQAHMCNYCNYTSPKRYLLSRHMKSHSEERPHKCSVCERGFKTLASLQNHVNTHTGTKPHHCKFCDSAFTTSGELVRHVRYRHTHEKPHKCHECDYASVELSKLKRHIRCHTGERPYQCPHCTYASPDTFKLKRHLRIHTGEKPYECDFCQARFTQSNSLKAHKLIHNVGDKPVFQCELCPTTCGRKTDLRIHVQKLHTSDKPLKCKRCGKSFPDRYSYKLHSKTHEGEKCYKCDLCPYASISERHLESHMLIHTDQKPYQCDHCFQSFRQKQLLKRHYNLYHNPTYVPPPPQEKTHQCPECERPFRHKGNLIRHMAVHDPESSLQEKQQALKMGRQKKIQIIDGQRVEVMTGDLATKLKGYEDEEEDEEDMMAVEGSDGQQYVVLEVIQLADNQGTDQQMAVVASEDGDLMMQDPLSQESGIVTGTGEEGDEAEEEEEEEEEEEIEMNELKIEAGTAMKSSSQNTQSDPKLQKEMETCFGFDEEEEEEDGANGNINILQTIS
- the LOC126868436 gene encoding transcriptional repressor CTCFL-like isoform X1, encoding MTTNVATIKLEEEQESVTEIQTYLETFNREIEGGQGEQLQHVQLQQVEGLSGGEEGGTYFVDQSGQYYYQANNDETPVMTQVQIQEVEEADVNNDGEAPQEEQYHEIEELENVDGDEDGQVTSNGNNEVVINSGDAYQTVTIVPSDTNPGEVSYVLIVQQPDAEDKESKPIAREGTEGEEGEGEQDLTVYDFEDNEDNEVPVESEVEDDKTKIVKILPKKSQTVTQAHMCNYCNYTSPKRYLLSRHMKSHSEERPHKCSVCERGFKTLASLQNHVNTHTGTKPHHCKFCDSAFTTSGELVRHVRYRHTHEKPHKCHECDYASVELSKLKRHIRCHTGERPYQCPHCTYASPDTFKLKRHLRIHTGEKPYECDFCQARFTQSNSLKAHKLIHNVGDKPVFQCELCPTTCGRKTDLRIHVQKLHTSDKPLKCKRCGKSFPDRYSYKLHSKTHEGEKCYKCDLCPYASISERHLESHMLIHTDQKPYQCDHCFQSFRQKQLLKRHYNLYHNPTYVPPPPQEKTHQCPECERPFRHKGNLIRHMAVHDPESSLQEKQQALKMGRQKKIQIIDGQRVEVMTGDLATKLKGYEDEEEDEEDMMAVEGSDGQQYVVLEVIQLADNQGTDQQMAVVASEDGDLMMQDPLSQESGIVTGTGEEGDEAEEEEEEEEEEEIEMNELKIEAGTAMKSSSQNTQSDPKLQKEMETCFGFDEEEEEEDGANGNINILQTIS
- the LOC126868436 gene encoding transcriptional repressor CTCFL-like isoform X2 is translated as MTTNVATIKLEEEQESVTEIQTYLETFNREIEGGQGEQLQHVQLQQVEGLSGGEEGGTYFVDQSGQYYYQANNDETPVMTQVQIQEVEEADVNNDGEAPQEEQYHEIEELENVDGDEDGQVTSNGNNEVVINSGDAYQTVTIVPSDTNPGEVSYVLIVQQPDAEDKESKPIAREGTEGEEGEGEQDLTVYDFEDNEDNEVPVESEVEDDKTKIVKILPKKSQTVTQAHMCNYCNYTSPKRYLLSRHMKSHSEERPHKCSVCERGFKTLASLQNHVNTHTGTKPHHCKFCDSAFTTSGELVRHVRYRHTHEKPHKCHECDYASVELSKLKRHIRCHTGERPYQCPHCTYASPDTFKLKRHLRIHTGEKPYECDFCQARFTQSNSLKAHKLIHNVGDKPVFQCELCPTTCGRKTDLRIHVQKLHTSDKPLKCKRCGKSFPDRYSYKLHSKTHEGEKCYKCDLCPYASISERHLESHMLIHTDQKPYQCDHCFQSFRQKQLLKRHYNLYHNPTYVPPPPQEKTHQCPECERPFRHKGNLIRHMAVHDPESSLQEKQQALKMGRQKKIQIIDGQRVEVMTGYEDEEEDEEDMMAVEGSDGQQYVVLEVIQLADNQGTDQQMAVVASEDGDLMMQDPLSQESGIVTGTGEEGDEAEEEEEEEEEEEIEMNELKIEAGTAMKSSSQNTQSDPKLQKEMETCFGFDEEEEEEDGANGNINILQTIS